One Thermococcus kodakarensis KOD1 genomic window carries:
- a CDS encoding phosphoadenosine phosphosulfate reductase family protein, whose protein sequence is MGRPVFLGKAYINWCEKCNVPLIGDSCAVHGKEGVFRLNITPPGDLRFAFEKDIEFIRSVFMEHYGVDIGEILEGKIVLLNKLPSEDDAYEIILDGYVFGYVKYNPLELKWHAGLKVEGAIALWKRFGKKMKKWIVVDKGAVGPIKKGANLMAVGVLEADPSIRVGDEVILVTEDGEVFATGIAKKDYDALMRGERGTGVKPKRQKAVNYREGKKATMEDVLRANSIALEEKVVKSREFMRRVANKYSDLPKAVAFSGGKDSLAVLGLALEEFGTDFTVFFNNTGIEFPETVQYVEELRKELEPKGVRFIVADAGDAFWRALYVFSPPGRDYRWCCKVTKLGPITMAIKENYPKGVLMFVGQRKYESIKRFKQPRVWRNEWVPNEIGASPIFHWRAIEVWLYIFSRKLKYNPLYARGFDRIGCFLCPSASLAEFERLKREKPELWEKWKKALEYWRERFDLPEEWVTYGFWRWKKLSKGEKSIARKLGVDIPEERSWEPVKVQIEETDDGYELTFNTVLNKKRLLEVAPILGEVEVDGDVIKAGQVEFLTGTRTARAPNEEEAWSAYYLVKRAYECFGCGFCVGKCPENALSIDERSKKIVVDWDSCVHCRECMDVCPLLKIKNPEEGSQL, encoded by the coding sequence ATGGGAAGACCCGTCTTCCTTGGAAAGGCTTACATAAACTGGTGCGAGAAGTGCAACGTCCCGCTCATCGGCGACTCCTGCGCAGTTCACGGAAAGGAAGGAGTGTTCAGGCTAAACATCACTCCGCCGGGAGACCTGCGCTTCGCCTTTGAGAAGGACATTGAGTTCATCCGCTCAGTGTTCATGGAGCACTACGGCGTTGACATCGGCGAAATTTTGGAGGGAAAAATCGTCCTCCTCAACAAGCTCCCGAGCGAGGATGATGCCTACGAGATAATCCTCGACGGCTACGTCTTCGGCTACGTCAAGTACAACCCGCTCGAGCTGAAGTGGCACGCCGGACTGAAAGTTGAGGGGGCCATCGCCCTCTGGAAGCGCTTCGGAAAGAAGATGAAGAAATGGATAGTCGTTGACAAGGGAGCTGTAGGGCCGATAAAGAAGGGCGCAAACCTGATGGCAGTTGGCGTCCTCGAAGCGGATCCGAGCATAAGGGTTGGGGATGAGGTCATACTCGTTACCGAAGACGGAGAGGTTTTCGCCACTGGGATAGCAAAGAAGGACTACGATGCCCTGATGAGGGGCGAAAGGGGAACCGGCGTAAAGCCGAAGAGGCAGAAGGCAGTAAACTACCGCGAGGGCAAGAAGGCCACCATGGAGGATGTTCTGCGGGCGAACAGTATAGCGCTTGAAGAGAAGGTCGTGAAGAGCAGGGAGTTCATGAGGAGAGTAGCTAACAAGTACTCAGACCTTCCGAAGGCGGTCGCTTTCTCGGGCGGAAAGGACAGTTTGGCGGTTCTCGGTCTGGCGCTGGAGGAGTTTGGAACTGACTTTACGGTCTTCTTCAACAACACGGGCATCGAGTTCCCTGAAACGGTTCAATACGTTGAAGAGCTGAGAAAGGAGCTTGAGCCTAAGGGAGTCAGGTTCATAGTGGCCGACGCCGGCGACGCCTTCTGGAGGGCTTTGTATGTCTTCTCACCGCCGGGGAGGGACTACCGCTGGTGCTGTAAGGTAACGAAGCTCGGGCCGATTACGATGGCCATAAAGGAGAACTACCCAAAGGGCGTCCTGATGTTCGTCGGCCAGAGGAAGTACGAGAGCATAAAGAGGTTCAAGCAGCCGCGCGTGTGGAGGAACGAGTGGGTGCCGAACGAGATAGGCGCATCGCCAATCTTCCACTGGAGGGCCATAGAGGTCTGGCTCTACATATTCAGCAGGAAGCTGAAGTACAACCCGCTCTACGCTCGCGGTTTTGATAGAATAGGCTGTTTCCTCTGTCCAAGCGCTTCTCTGGCTGAGTTCGAGAGGCTGAAGAGGGAGAAGCCCGAACTCTGGGAGAAGTGGAAGAAGGCGCTGGAGTACTGGAGGGAGCGCTTTGACCTTCCAGAGGAGTGGGTAACCTACGGCTTCTGGCGCTGGAAGAAGCTCAGCAAGGGTGAAAAGTCAATAGCGCGGAAGCTGGGTGTTGATATTCCAGAGGAGCGCTCATGGGAGCCGGTAAAAGTCCAGATTGAAGAGACCGACGATGGCTACGAGCTGACCTTCAACACCGTCCTCAACAAGAAGAGGCTCCTTGAGGTGGCCCCAATCCTCGGTGAGGTAGAAGTCGATGGCGACGTTATCAAGGCGGGGCAGGTTGAGTTCCTAACCGGCACAAGAACCGCCAGAGCTCCGAATGAGGAAGAGGCCTGGAGCGCCTACTACCTCGTCAAGAGGGCCTACGAGTGCTTTGGCTGCGGGTTCTGCGTCGGCAAATGCCCAGAGAACGCGCTGAGCATCGACGAAAGGAGCAAGAAGATAGTCGTTGACTGGGACTCCTGCGTCCACTGTCGCGAGTGCATGGACGTCTGCCCGCTGTTGAAGATCAAGAACCCCGAGGAGGGTAGCCAGCTCTGA
- a CDS encoding SPFH domain-containing protein — MAGFAAFVIFVLGLFLLLLLLLGVKIIRPYEKGLVERLGKFNRILDPGVHFIIPFMEHVKKVDMREHVIDVPPQEVICKDNVVVTVDAVVYYQIIDPIKAVYNVSNFLMAIVKLAQTNLRAIIGEMELDETLSGRDIINARLREELDKITDRWGVKITRVEIQRIDPPKDIQEAMAKQMTAEREKRAMILLAEGKKESAIREAEGQKQAAILKAEGEKQRQILIAEGQAEAIRKVLEALRMADEKYLTLQYIEKLPDLAKYGNLIVPYDTEALIGLLRILQKVKDMPLPQPPKNEKEEPQGSGENSEELEKPKDMTE, encoded by the coding sequence ATGGCTGGCTTTGCCGCCTTTGTAATATTCGTCCTGGGTCTGTTCTTACTCCTGCTGTTGCTACTGGGCGTCAAGATAATCCGGCCCTACGAGAAAGGTCTGGTGGAGAGGCTCGGAAAGTTCAACAGAATCCTCGACCCCGGTGTACACTTCATAATCCCTTTCATGGAGCACGTCAAAAAGGTCGACATGAGGGAGCACGTCATTGATGTCCCCCCTCAGGAAGTCATCTGTAAGGACAACGTCGTCGTAACCGTTGACGCCGTGGTGTATTATCAGATAATCGACCCGATAAAGGCCGTCTACAACGTGAGCAACTTCCTGATGGCCATCGTCAAGCTCGCCCAAACCAACCTGCGTGCCATAATCGGTGAGATGGAGCTCGATGAGACTCTCTCTGGTAGGGACATAATCAACGCCCGCCTGAGGGAAGAACTGGACAAGATAACCGACCGCTGGGGCGTTAAGATAACCCGCGTCGAGATACAGAGGATAGACCCGCCGAAGGACATCCAGGAGGCGATGGCCAAGCAGATGACGGCGGAGAGGGAGAAGAGGGCCATGATACTCCTGGCGGAAGGTAAGAAGGAGAGCGCCATAAGGGAGGCCGAGGGCCAGAAGCAGGCGGCCATTCTGAAGGCCGAAGGTGAGAAGCAGAGGCAGATACTCATCGCTGAGGGCCAGGCAGAGGCAATCAGGAAGGTGCTTGAGGCCCTCAGGATGGCGGACGAGAAGTACCTCACGCTCCAGTACATCGAGAAGCTTCCCGACCTTGCCAAGTACGGCAACCTCATAGTCCCGTACGACACAGAGGCTCTCATCGGCCTGCTGAGAATCCTCCAGAAGGTCAAGGACATGCCGCTCCCTCAGCCGCCGAAGAACGAGAAGGAAGAGCCCCAGGGAAGTGGTGAGAACAGCGAAGAGCTTGAAAAGCCTAAAGACATGACGGAGTGA